A genomic window from Alkalihalobacillus sp. AL-G includes:
- the spoIIIAC gene encoding stage III sporulation protein AC: MPYDVNTIFQIAGIGIIIAMLHTVLKQMGKEDIAHWITLIGFVIVLFMVITLLEDLFQQIRSVFLFQG; the protein is encoded by the coding sequence ATGCCGTATGATGTGAACACCATCTTTCAAATTGCAGGGATTGGAATTATCATAGCGATGCTGCACACAGTTCTTAAGCAAATGGGAAAAGAAGACATCGCCCATTGGATAACATTGATCGGGTTTGTCATAGTTCTGTTTATGGTGATTACTTTGCTTGAGGATTTGTTCCAGCAAATACGGAGTGTATTCCTCTTCCAGGGCTAA
- the spoIIIAF gene encoding stage III sporulation protein AF: protein MSFIYEWITNIILIILLATILELLLPSSSFQKYIKVVIGLLLIIAILNPLIQFFSIDFDDELASFQIDGYTLENEKVKNLIEKNKSEIQAKQGAYKLKQMAVQFEQMVEGKLEDTFKKSLKEVEVREPSQSESGTNQWIIHVTLEDATDRTNEIDPIEDVTINTQSSTEVMNSTPDFKEIKQFLSEQWEVPVDQIVVKEEGGS, encoded by the coding sequence ATGTCTTTCATTTATGAATGGATTACAAACATCATACTAATTATTCTATTAGCGACAATCCTAGAGTTACTTCTTCCCTCTTCGTCGTTTCAAAAATATATAAAAGTCGTTATCGGACTATTGCTTATCATCGCTATTCTGAATCCACTCATACAATTTTTTTCAATAGATTTCGATGATGAATTAGCCTCTTTTCAAATTGATGGCTATACTTTGGAAAATGAAAAGGTGAAAAATTTAATAGAAAAGAATAAAAGTGAAATACAAGCTAAACAAGGTGCATATAAATTAAAACAAATGGCTGTCCAATTTGAACAAATGGTTGAGGGAAAGCTGGAGGATACTTTTAAGAAAAGTCTAAAGGAAGTGGAGGTACGTGAACCGTCTCAAAGCGAATCTGGAACGAATCAATGGATCATCCATGTCACGCTTGAAGATGCAACAGATCGTACAAATGAGATCGACCCCATTGAAGATGTAACCATCAACACTCAATCATCTACAGAAGTAATGAACAGTACCCCTGATTTTAAGGAGATCAAACAATTTCTTTCTGAACAATGGGAAGTTCCAGTCGATCAAATCGTAGTAAAAGAGGAAGGGGGATCGTAA
- a CDS encoding YqhV family protein, whose amino-acid sequence MKFLLDHFGPYLAGMASLRFLSATLEFTAAFLILYFNSIQKAIVINASLAVVGPCIFITTMALGLVGVAGQITFEKLALIGIGVFLIVLGILK is encoded by the coding sequence ATGAAGTTTTTGCTCGATCATTTTGGGCCGTATTTAGCCGGCATGGCCAGCCTGAGATTTTTGTCTGCAACACTAGAATTCACTGCGGCTTTCCTTATACTTTATTTTAATTCGATTCAAAAGGCGATTGTAATCAATGCATCCCTCGCTGTTGTTGGACCTTGTATTTTTATAACTACGATGGCACTTGGGTTAGTCGGGGTTGCAGGCCAAATCACCTTCGAAAAACTCGCATTGATTGGAATCGGGGTTTTTTTAATCGTATTAGGTATCCTGAAATGA
- the efp gene encoding elongation factor P gives MISVNDFKTGLTIEVDGGIWTVIDFQHVKPGKGAAFVRSKLRNLRTGAIQEKTFRGGEKVAKAHIDNRRMQYLYSSGDMHTFMDNESYEQMELQTSQIEEELKYLLENMTVQVQMYQGETIGVELPNTVNLEVTETEPGIKGDTASGGTKPAILQTGLSVQVPFFVNEGDVLIIDTRTGAYISRA, from the coding sequence ATGATTTCAGTAAACGACTTTAAAACAGGTCTAACAATTGAAGTTGATGGCGGAATTTGGACTGTTATCGATTTCCAACATGTTAAGCCAGGAAAAGGTGCGGCATTTGTTCGCTCGAAATTACGCAACCTTAGAACCGGTGCAATACAGGAAAAGACATTCCGAGGCGGAGAAAAAGTGGCGAAAGCGCATATTGACAACCGTCGTATGCAATACCTTTATTCTTCTGGTGATATGCATACGTTCATGGATAACGAATCCTACGAGCAGATGGAACTTCAAACCTCACAAATTGAGGAAGAACTGAAGTATCTTCTTGAGAACATGACTGTTCAAGTACAAATGTATCAAGGTGAAACGATCGGAGTGGAGCTTCCAAATACCGTTAATTTGGAGGTAACCGAAACCGAACCAGGTATTAAAGGGGATACTGCGTCTGGTGGAACAAAGCCAGCTATACTACAAACCGGTCTTAGCGTGCAGGTGCCTTTTTTCGTAAACGAAGGGGATGTACTCATTATAGACACACGTACTGGAGCTTATATTTCCAGAGCGTAG
- the spoIIIAA gene encoding stage III sporulation protein AA gives MKEIFEVLPESLKQLIEHYPTKYLSEIEELRIRIQRPFEIICNGQPHYLGGRDAGNYIITAEDAVQLMNKLSQYSLYAFEEELKRGYITLQGGHRVGLAGKVITDRGQVKAIRDISSFNIRVAKQKKGIAEPLVPYLYSGRWLNTLIIGPPQTGKTTLLRDIARIISLGISGRNIPSYKVGIVDERSEIAGSIKGVPQHDLGNRIDVLDACPKAEGVMMMIRSLSPDVIVVDEIGRAEDSEAILEAMNAGVQMIMTVHGYSIENVLKRPTLRKLLEIQLFDRFVELSRANGPGRVQRVLDEDYQPVHITKARQFG, from the coding sequence ATGAAAGAAATATTCGAAGTATTGCCTGAATCTCTTAAGCAGTTAATCGAACATTACCCGACGAAGTATTTGAGTGAAATTGAAGAGCTTCGGATTCGTATTCAACGTCCATTTGAAATCATATGCAATGGACAGCCACACTATTTAGGTGGTCGTGATGCAGGGAATTACATCATTACTGCTGAGGATGCTGTACAACTTATGAACAAACTTAGTCAGTATTCCTTGTACGCATTTGAGGAAGAACTGAAGCGCGGATACATTACGCTTCAAGGTGGGCACAGAGTTGGTCTTGCTGGCAAGGTCATCACAGATAGAGGACAAGTCAAAGCCATACGTGATATCAGTTCCTTTAACATCCGAGTTGCCAAACAGAAAAAAGGGATCGCCGAACCACTCGTTCCGTACTTGTATTCCGGAAGATGGTTGAATACATTGATTATCGGTCCACCTCAGACAGGAAAAACAACGTTGCTCAGAGATATTGCACGGATCATTAGTCTTGGTATATCTGGGCGAAATATCCCTTCTTACAAGGTTGGTATCGTTGATGAGCGGTCTGAAATTGCTGGGTCGATCAAAGGGGTTCCCCAGCATGATCTTGGAAATCGGATTGATGTACTGGACGCATGCCCTAAAGCGGAAGGAGTCATGATGATGATACGAAGTTTAAGTCCTGATGTAATCGTGGTCGATGAGATAGGAAGAGCTGAAGATTCAGAAGCGATTCTTGAAGCGATGAATGCAGGTGTTCAAATGATTATGACTGTGCATGGATATAGTATTGAAAATGTCCTGAAACGCCCCACATTGAGAAAATTGCTGGAAATCCAATTGTTCGATCGTTTCGTTGAATTATCAAGAGCGAACGGGCCGGGTAGAGTACAACGAGTATTAGATGAAGATTACCAACCCGTTCACATAACAAAAGCACGGCAATTCGGATGA
- the spoIIIAD gene encoding stage III sporulation protein AD, protein MEIIQIVGFCLIATFLALIIKEQKPAFSFLVILFAGATIFLFLVGKIQAVIEMLERLATNANLNMVYVETILKIIGIAYIAEFGAQITRDAGQGAIAAKIELAGKVLILVMAIPILTVLIETIITLLPS, encoded by the coding sequence ATCGAAATCATCCAAATCGTCGGTTTCTGCTTAATCGCGACCTTCCTTGCCCTTATTATAAAAGAACAGAAGCCAGCATTTTCTTTTCTCGTCATACTGTTTGCTGGTGCGACAATTTTCCTCTTTTTAGTTGGAAAGATACAGGCTGTGATCGAAATGCTAGAACGTTTGGCGACCAATGCAAATCTAAATATGGTTTATGTAGAAACGATCCTGAAAATCATAGGCATCGCATATATTGCAGAATTCGGAGCACAAATTACACGGGACGCAGGACAGGGAGCGATTGCAGCTAAAATTGAACTTGCGGGAAAGGTGTTAATCCTTGTTATGGCAATACCGATCCTTACTGTTTTGATTGAAACCATTATTACGCTGCTACCGAGTTAG
- the spoIIIAE gene encoding stage III sporulation protein AE, with product MKDPVQSKRLIGFILLVLFLFILGQPLHEANANTDTKTDIQPSLTLEDDQLQDIRHFWNEIRNEYGGFLPESQKGSILEFIQSDKSFSFTDWGMGLLKYLFHEILTNGKLLGMLILLTVFSMLLQTMQNAFEQQAVSKVAYGIVYMVLVIIALNSFHVAASYTVEAIQNMNAFIIALIPLILALMASTGSLVSVAFFHPFIILLVNTSGLLIQHFVLPLLFLSALLSIVSTLTEHYKVTQLANLLRGIAIGVMLVFFTIFLGVISVQGATAAVADGVAIRTAKFITGNFIPIIGRMFTDATDTVMSASLLLKNTVGIAGVVILLLMCAFPALKVLSLALIYQIAAAVLQPLGGGPIIQCLNIISKNVLFIFAALSIVCFMFFLAVTMMIAAGNLTIMMR from the coding sequence ATGAAGGATCCAGTTCAATCAAAGCGACTTATAGGGTTTATTTTACTGGTTCTTTTTTTGTTTATCCTTGGACAGCCCCTACATGAAGCAAATGCGAATACCGATACGAAAACGGATATTCAACCATCCCTGACCCTTGAGGATGACCAGTTACAGGATATCCGTCATTTCTGGAATGAAATCCGTAACGAGTACGGCGGCTTTCTTCCAGAAAGTCAAAAAGGAAGTATTCTAGAGTTTATTCAGAGTGATAAGAGTTTTTCATTTACAGACTGGGGTATGGGGCTGCTGAAATATCTGTTCCATGAAATTTTAACAAATGGAAAATTATTAGGGATGTTGATTCTTCTTACTGTGTTCAGTATGCTTCTTCAAACCATGCAGAACGCGTTTGAGCAACAGGCGGTGAGTAAGGTCGCCTACGGTATCGTTTATATGGTTCTCGTAATTATCGCATTGAACAGCTTCCATGTAGCGGCTTCTTATACAGTTGAAGCGATCCAGAATATGAACGCATTCATCATTGCTCTTATCCCGCTTATCCTTGCACTAATGGCATCAACGGGTAGTCTTGTCTCGGTAGCCTTTTTCCATCCGTTCATCATTCTGCTCGTCAACACAAGTGGATTGCTGATTCAGCATTTTGTTTTGCCCTTATTGTTTTTATCCGCGTTATTAAGCATCGTGAGCACGTTGACAGAACACTATAAAGTTACACAGCTTGCTAATCTATTAAGAGGAATTGCGATTGGTGTCATGCTCGTTTTCTTCACAATCTTTCTCGGCGTAATCAGTGTTCAAGGTGCAACGGCTGCAGTGGCTGATGGAGTCGCCATCCGGACTGCGAAATTCATAACTGGCAACTTCATTCCTATTATCGGAAGAATGTTTACCGATGCGACGGATACCGTAATGAGTGCTTCCCTTTTACTTAAAAATACAGTCGGCATTGCAGGTGTAGTCATTTTACTGCTCATGTGTGCATTTCCGGCTCTTAAAGTTCTATCGCTCGCATTGATCTACCAGATTGCCGCCGCCGTTTTGCAACCGCTGGGCGGCGGACCGATCATTCAGTGCTTGAACATCATCAGTAAAAATGTTCTCTTTATTTTTGCGGCATTATCGATCGTTTGCTTTATGTTTTTTCTTGCAGTAACGATGATGATCGCTGCAGGGAATCTGACGATAATGATGAGGTGA
- the spoIIIAG gene encoding stage III sporulation protein AG has translation MSEKNKYEWLKSILSPSKDAPKRSKKSQYILIVLGLGVAMMLVQNLFETPDTSSVMNVAEEDKQKTESTFSFKKANDPSSIRAMENHYENQLKELLDEMVGVKDALVVVTLDSTVVKVFEKDVNEQTTTTDETDQHGGKRKSTTNQSEEKVVIIQDENGEHPIIVTTEMPEVRGVAVVADGVENLQVKQWVREVVTRVFDVPSHNVSVMPKKLKGE, from the coding sequence ATGTCTGAAAAGAATAAGTATGAATGGCTAAAATCAATCCTAAGCCCGTCCAAAGATGCTCCAAAACGGAGTAAAAAATCCCAGTACATATTAATCGTTCTGGGATTGGGAGTAGCGATGATGCTCGTTCAGAATCTTTTTGAAACCCCTGATACTTCTTCTGTCATGAACGTGGCAGAGGAAGATAAACAAAAAACTGAATCCACTTTCTCTTTTAAGAAGGCAAACGATCCGTCATCAATTAGAGCCATGGAGAATCACTATGAAAATCAACTGAAGGAACTTTTAGATGAGATGGTCGGTGTGAAAGATGCATTAGTTGTTGTAACGCTTGACTCTACTGTAGTGAAGGTTTTCGAAAAAGATGTCAACGAACAAACAACCACGACCGATGAAACCGATCAGCATGGTGGGAAACGAAAATCAACAACCAATCAATCCGAAGAGAAAGTCGTCATCATCCAGGATGAAAATGGTGAGCACCCGATTATCGTCACTACAGAAATGCCAGAGGTGAGAGGTGTTGCTGTTGTAGCTGATGGAGTGGAAAACCTGCAAGTAAAGCAGTGGGTAAGAGAAGTCGTAACACGAGTGTTTGATGTACCAAGCCATAACGTAAGTGTAATGCCGAAAAAGCTGAAGGGGGAATAA
- the spoIIIAB gene encoding stage III sporulation protein SpoIIIAB, which translates to MKVIGAVCIILATTWIGFEWAKRLQDRPRQLRQLKVALQSLEAEIVYGLTPLNEACSRLSTQLKPPLSWFFVRFSEQLQSGRTSVQEAWEESLVIIRKHSALQKGEIEILKQFGAMLGRHDREHQQKQIKLAIVHLEREESEAVEIQHKYETMIKSLGFLSGLLIVILLI; encoded by the coding sequence ATGAAAGTCATCGGAGCAGTCTGTATTATCCTGGCTACAACTTGGATTGGATTCGAGTGGGCAAAGCGACTTCAGGATAGACCGCGCCAGCTTAGACAACTGAAGGTCGCGCTACAATCCCTTGAGGCAGAAATCGTCTACGGTCTTACCCCACTTAATGAGGCATGTTCACGACTGTCAACCCAGTTGAAACCGCCTTTATCATGGTTTTTCGTACGGTTTTCAGAGCAGCTGCAATCGGGAAGGACATCCGTACAGGAAGCTTGGGAGGAAAGTCTCGTAATCATACGTAAACATTCTGCTCTTCAAAAAGGTGAAATCGAAATACTTAAGCAATTTGGAGCTATGCTCGGACGCCACGATCGAGAGCATCAGCAAAAACAAATAAAACTGGCCATCGTTCATTTAGAGCGTGAGGAAAGTGAAGCAGTGGAAATCCAACATAAATACGAAACGATGATAAAAAGCTTAGGATTTTTATCAGGATTATTAATTGTAATTTTGTTGATCTAG